One region of Miscanthus floridulus cultivar M001 chromosome 19, ASM1932011v1, whole genome shotgun sequence genomic DNA includes:
- the LOC136529163 gene encoding uncharacterized protein: MDRQYAGLTKLALGVLTFNSVLAIYNSWGDASSVSFVLAADAILVLLFLCLRALEQERGGRGRDIRTRAAVWTLTTLLSAMFASRVAPLMPPVVGAIVWAMAVATAAGGFWAFFLN, encoded by the coding sequence ATGGACCGGCAGTATGCCGGACTAACCAAGTTAGCCCTGGGCGTCCTCACCTTCAACTCGGTGCTCGCCATCTACAACTCCTGGGGCgacgcgagctccgtctcgttcGTGCTCGCCGCGGACGCCATCCTCGTGCTGCTCTTCCTCTGCCTCCGTGCGTTGGAGCAGGAGCGGGGCGGCAGGGGCAGGGATATCAGGACCAGAGCAGCGGtgtggacgctgacgacgctgCTCTCGGCCATGTTCGCGtcaagggtggcgccgctgatgccACCGGTCGTCGGCGCGATTGTCTGGGCGATGGCCGTCGCCACGGCCGCCGGCGGCTTTTGGGCGTTCTTCCTCAACTGA
- the LOC136528745 gene encoding uncharacterized protein — translation MTKKAGPRPNPNLFQQTVRPRACAPPPPPPPLPSRSVQLMGLAGFETGWSASEDAAGPPPSSPVSRSRSGGAALGSAGKPPLGGGRLRSSLSDGSDAADEDPRCLIRNLDDGREYVVREEFGLREVGTGLRSIRCAAGSLVTHSRDSRSRDEKDTSSEKGGQHSSSATDDSQDSVPRHGPARVKVRQYGKSHKELSGLFMTQQIQAHNGSIWSIKFSPDGRYLVSAGEDCIIHVWEVLEFERAGKEREVKENGVCNPLVAMVCNESSETMVASAAPSGSHWEKKLRSKVLHSGGSVSSDRLMVPEYVFALSEKPVITFAGHSEDVLDLSWSKSQFLQYLLSSSMDKTVRLWHMSSTYCLKTFSHTDYVTCIQFNPVDDRYFISGSLDEKVRIWSIPKREIVDWVDLHEMVTAACYTPDGKGALVGSHKGSCHLYDTSDDMLCYKTQIDLQNKRRKSSQKKITGFQFVPGDSSVVIIASADSSQLCRVPGLGHPANVLQTFLRSGRYGVGVKALVGVSTEVLKARRTTGQEYVQRGSDF, via the exons ATGACTAAAAAGGCCGGCCCACGTCCCAACCCTAATCTATTCCAGCAGACGGTTCGACCCCGCGCCtgcgctccgccgccgccgccgccgccgctgccctcgcGCTCCGTCCAGCTGATGGGGCTCGCCGGGTTTGAGACGGGCTGGTCCGCCTCCGAAGACGCCGCGGGCCCGCCCCCGTCCTCCCCCGTCTCGCGTTCCAGATCAGGCGGGGCCGCCCTGGGCTCCGCCGGGAAGCCGCCACTCGGGGGCGGCCGTCTGCGGTCCTCCTTGTCCGACGGCTCCGATGCTGCCGACGAGGACCCCAGGTGCTTGATCAGGAACCTTGACGACGGCAGAGAGTACGTGGTGAGGGAAGAATTCGGTCTCCGCGAGGTCGGCACGGGGCTCCGCAGCATCCGCTGCGCAGCTGGCTCCTTGGTCACCCACTCCCGTGACAGCCGCAGCAGAGACGAGAAGGACACGTCTTCAGAGAAAGGCGGCCAACACTCCAGCTCCGCGACGGATGACAGCCAGGACAGTGTTCCACGCCATGGCCCCGCCCGAGTCAAGGTGCGGCAGTACGGGAAGTCACATAAGGAGCTCAGTGGCCTGTTTATGACGCAGCAGATACAGGCACACAATGGTTCCATCTGGAGCATCAAATTTAGTCCTGATGGCCGTTACCTTGTGAGTGCCGGGGAGGATTGCATAATTCATGTTTGGGAAGTGTTGGAGTTCGAGAGGGCAGGGAAGGAGAGGGAGGTGAAGGAGAACGGGGTGTGCAATCCACTTGTTGCTATGGTGTGCAATGAGTCATCAGAGACGATGGTGGCATCAGCTGCTCCAAGTGGGAGCCATTGGGAGAAGAAGCTGCGATCAAAGGTACTGCACAGTGGGGGATCAGTGAGCTCAGACAGGTTGATGGTGCCTGAGTATGTGTTTGCACTGTCCGAGAAGCCTGTGATAACCTTTGCAGGGCATTCAGAGGATGTGCTTGATCTCAGCTGGTCCAAATCTCAG TTCCTGCAGTATTTGCTTTCATCATCAATGGATAAAACAGTACGGTTGTGGCACATGTCAAGCACTTATTGTTTGAAAACCTTCTCACACACTGACTATG TGACTTGCATCCAGTTCAATCCTGTTGATGATAGATACTTCATTAGTGGTTCCCTGGATGAAAAGGTTCGTATCTGGAGTATTCCAAAGCGTGAAATTGTTGATTGGGTCGATCTTCATGAAATGGTTACTGCTGCCTGCTATACTCCAGATGGAAAG GGCGCGCTGGTTGGGTCCCACAAGGGCAGTTGCCATCTGTACGATACATCTG ATGACATGCTTTGCTACAAAACACAGATCGACCTGCAAAACAAGAGAAGAAAATCTAGCCAGAAGAAAATAACAGGATTTCAG TTTGTCCCAGGGGATTCTTCAGTGGTCATAATCGCATCTGCAGATtcatcccagctttgccgagtgccagggctagggcacccggcaaa